The following coding sequences lie in one Vibrio spartinae genomic window:
- a CDS encoding ABC transporter substrate-binding protein, protein MRTRFTFLRWIGLLIILAVGFSIFLLWVHKEQSIMIQESKEHIRIAVSQTPLSSPFLVARQLDIFAKYGLDVTFVPCYGGVACIDELFSGAVDYATASESVVMFESFKREDFMVLSSFVESDHDVKLLSLQRTGVRQVSDLIGKTVGVVKASASEFYLDALLLVHNLTHDQVKKVYLKPQALTTALFEGRVEAISVWEPYGYQAASQSATPLVDLSLSGVYQLSFNLLMMRTSYIQKQETHQRLLQALAETIDWIHQHPESSRSIVGRALSVKKIQLESTWKDYVFRLSLGNALLSNLQLQARWGIDTGIINGPLPDYRKMLASDTLERLQDQQGVLP, encoded by the coding sequence ATGAGAACTCGTTTTACTTTTCTCCGGTGGATCGGATTGCTGATCATACTGGCAGTCGGTTTTTCTATATTTTTACTTTGGGTGCATAAAGAGCAATCAATCATGATACAAGAGTCGAAAGAGCATATTCGTATTGCTGTTTCTCAGACACCATTATCTTCGCCATTTTTGGTTGCAAGGCAATTAGACATATTCGCTAAATATGGATTAGATGTGACGTTTGTTCCCTGTTATGGCGGTGTTGCCTGTATTGATGAATTATTTTCAGGTGCGGTGGATTACGCCACGGCTTCTGAGTCAGTGGTGATGTTTGAGAGTTTTAAACGCGAAGACTTTATGGTTCTGAGTAGTTTTGTCGAGTCAGACCATGACGTAAAACTGTTGTCATTGCAACGTACCGGTGTTCGTCAAGTGAGTGATTTAATTGGTAAAACTGTGGGGGTGGTTAAAGCAAGTGCTTCAGAGTTCTATCTGGATGCTTTGTTATTGGTACATAACCTCACCCATGATCAAGTTAAAAAAGTTTATTTAAAGCCACAAGCGCTGACCACTGCGCTGTTTGAGGGCCGGGTTGAGGCGATATCTGTATGGGAACCCTATGGTTATCAGGCAGCGTCACAATCAGCGACACCTCTGGTTGATTTAAGTTTAAGCGGTGTGTATCAACTCTCATTCAATTTGTTGATGATGCGTACGTCTTATATTCAAAAACAAGAGACCCATCAACGTTTGTTACAAGCATTGGCAGAAACTATTGATTGGATTCATCAACATCCTGAATCGTCCCGGAGCATTGTCGGTAGAGCACTTTCTGTCAAGAAAATTCAGCTGGAAAGTACTTGGAAAGATTATGTTTTCCGGCTTTCGTTAGGCAATGCATTGTTGTCTAATTTGCAGTTGCAGGCGCGTTGGGGCATTGATACCGGTATCATCAATGGTCCGTTGCCGGATTACCGCAAGATGCTTGCGTCAGATACGTTAGAACGGTTACAGGATCAACAGGGCGTCTTACCATGA
- the modA gene encoding molybdate ABC transporter substrate-binding protein, with amino-acid sequence MKARFIVLMSGLLLSASCWSADALFAVANNFYRPMKALSQDFESRFPHHIEISTGATGQLYVQITQGAPFDLFFAADTARPTKLVQDQQASDQFTYARGTLVLWSAQPKIAVKDLLLSGEYAHLAMANPQLAPYGLAAQQVLEKMGLYSKIQDKIVQGKGLNPTFQFVVTGNAALGFVAKSQVYQNHHYQSGSYWEVPCEDYAQIRQDAVVLPAGQTNKAAQAFLNYLQTDRAQRIIQSYGYR; translated from the coding sequence ATGAAAGCTCGGTTCATCGTATTGATGAGTGGATTGTTATTGAGTGCGTCTTGTTGGTCAGCAGATGCTTTATTTGCGGTTGCGAATAATTTTTATCGGCCAATGAAAGCGTTGAGTCAAGATTTTGAGTCACGGTTTCCACATCATATCGAAATTTCAACCGGTGCGACTGGGCAGTTATATGTTCAGATTACGCAAGGGGCACCGTTTGATCTGTTTTTTGCAGCGGATACTGCCCGCCCGACTAAATTGGTTCAGGATCAGCAGGCGAGTGATCAATTTACGTATGCGCGAGGCACATTAGTTTTATGGTCTGCACAGCCGAAGATTGCGGTGAAAGATCTCTTACTGAGCGGGGAGTATGCACATCTCGCGATGGCAAATCCTCAATTAGCACCGTATGGTCTTGCTGCGCAACAGGTTCTTGAAAAAATGGGACTATATTCGAAAATTCAGGATAAAATCGTCCAAGGTAAAGGATTGAATCCCACATTCCAGTTTGTCGTCACCGGCAATGCTGCGCTAGGGTTTGTGGCGAAATCTCAGGTTTATCAGAATCATCATTATCAATCCGGTTCTTACTGGGAAGTTCCGTGTGAAGATTATGCACAAATCCGGCAAGATGCGGTGGTGTTACCAGCCGGACAGACGAATAAGGCTGCGCAGGCATTTCTGAATTATCTGCAGACGGATAGGGCACAGCGTATCATCCAAAGTTATGGATATCGGTAA
- a CDS encoding alpha-galactosidase — MKERELIELTGKQTQLMIELGEFAEILYWGNQVDGEIARYRSTLHRPIPYGRLDADVAITLSPELGRGVFSSPGLEGHRNGQDWAPVFMLKSVQKALQGQTPLQGQTLYLESEDPLAGLRLSTEIHLDEYDVVKTRHQLTNIKSGAYQVNRFANTLPLPAKAKELMTFYGRWVKEFQTERQPLLQGGYQQENRRGRTSHEHYPALIAGSSNFDELHGDVWGFHFGWSGNHRLRVDVKADGRRYMQAEVIYLPGEVTLEEGESLTTPWLYASYSGRGLNGMSQQFHEHVRHSICPPDFVAKPRPVHLNTWEGIYFEHEPEYIMSMATQAAKLGVERFIIDDGWFSARNDDTAALGDWFLDESKYPDGLEPVIEHVNQLGMEFGLWFEPEMINKNSELYRTHPDWLLALDGYEQPTGRNQYAIDLQNDDAFDYLYERLSYFLSRYNIAYIKWDMNREIVQPGHQGRASGVRQTERFYALVDQLRLQFPHVSIESCASGGGRIDYEVLKRTNRFWPSDNNDALERQRIQRGMSYFFPPEVMGSHIGAGHCHSTRRRHSIEFRGLTALFGHMGIELDPVKEDVTEKENFARYVALHQSLRPLLHSGTNWRIPTDDDAHQAQAVVAADQSEAVVLIAQLAMPTHALSGCLRIPGLDDQAMYRISVLDKPSFYENIVHAQPQWTLSGGEVSGSWCREVGIALPVLDPETAILIKLERLTEQ; from the coding sequence ATGAAAGAGCGAGAACTGATTGAATTAACCGGCAAGCAAACTCAGTTAATGATTGAGTTGGGAGAATTTGCAGAAATACTGTATTGGGGGAACCAAGTCGATGGTGAGATAGCGCGTTACCGCTCGACTTTACATCGTCCTATCCCATATGGCCGTCTGGATGCAGATGTCGCGATAACCCTGTCACCTGAATTAGGACGCGGGGTGTTCAGCAGTCCGGGCTTGGAAGGTCATCGCAATGGTCAAGACTGGGCACCGGTTTTCATGCTGAAAAGTGTGCAAAAAGCGTTACAAGGACAGACGCCGTTGCAAGGACAGACACTATATCTGGAAAGTGAGGATCCGTTGGCGGGCCTTCGCCTGAGTACAGAAATTCATCTGGACGAATATGATGTGGTGAAAACGCGTCATCAGCTAACAAACATCAAGTCTGGGGCCTATCAGGTCAACCGTTTTGCCAATACGTTGCCATTACCGGCGAAAGCGAAAGAGCTGATGACATTCTACGGACGCTGGGTGAAAGAATTTCAGACTGAGCGCCAGCCATTGCTTCAGGGCGGTTATCAGCAAGAAAATCGGCGCGGGCGAACTTCTCATGAACACTATCCGGCTCTGATTGCCGGTTCGTCGAATTTTGATGAATTGCATGGTGATGTCTGGGGATTTCACTTTGGATGGAGCGGCAATCATCGACTCCGGGTTGATGTAAAAGCGGACGGCCGACGTTATATGCAGGCTGAAGTGATCTATTTACCCGGTGAAGTGACACTTGAGGAAGGAGAAAGTCTGACAACGCCATGGTTATATGCGAGTTACAGTGGGCGAGGGTTAAATGGGATGAGTCAACAGTTCCATGAGCATGTCCGCCACTCAATATGCCCACCTGATTTTGTTGCAAAGCCTCGGCCAGTTCATCTCAATACATGGGAAGGTATCTATTTCGAGCATGAGCCTGAATATATTATGTCGATGGCCACTCAGGCCGCCAAATTAGGTGTTGAGCGGTTTATTATTGATGATGGTTGGTTCAGCGCACGAAATGATGATACGGCAGCATTGGGAGACTGGTTTTTAGATGAAAGTAAATATCCTGATGGTCTTGAGCCGGTGATTGAACATGTCAATCAGTTGGGAATGGAATTTGGTCTTTGGTTTGAACCGGAAATGATCAATAAAAATTCTGAACTTTACCGAACGCATCCTGATTGGTTATTAGCGCTAGACGGGTATGAACAACCGACGGGAAGAAATCAGTACGCGATTGATTTACAGAATGATGATGCATTTGATTATTTATATGAAAGGCTGTCTTATTTCTTGAGTCGATATAATATTGCTTATATTAAATGGGATATGAATCGCGAAATTGTTCAACCCGGACATCAAGGAAGGGCATCTGGCGTGCGGCAGACTGAGCGATTTTATGCCTTGGTTGATCAGTTACGGTTGCAATTTCCTCATGTGAGTATCGAATCTTGTGCTTCCGGTGGCGGACGAATTGATTATGAGGTCCTCAAACGCACAAATCGATTCTGGCCATCTGATAACAATGATGCATTGGAGCGGCAGCGGATTCAGCGTGGGATGAGCTACTTTTTCCCACCTGAAGTGATGGGCAGCCATATCGGGGCTGGGCATTGTCACAGTACACGCCGGCGGCACAGTATAGAGTTTCGTGGTCTGACTGCGTTGTTCGGCCATATGGGGATCGAGCTTGACCCGGTGAAAGAAGATGTGACGGAGAAAGAAAATTTTGCACGTTATGTGGCACTCCATCAATCTTTACGACCTTTGCTTCACTCCGGAACCAACTGGCGAATTCCGACGGATGATGATGCGCATCAGGCTCAAGCGGTGGTCGCTGCTGATCAGTCAGAGGCGGTCGTGCTGATTGCGCAGTTGGCAATGCCGACTCATGCCTTGAGTGGGTGTTTAAGAATTCCCGGTTTGGATGATCAGGCGATGTACCGAATCTCTGTTTTGGACAAACCATCATTTTACGAAAATATTGTGCATGCGCAGCCGCAATGGACATTATCGGGGGGCGAGGTTTCTGGTTCTTGGTGTCGTGAAGTGGGGATTGCATTGCCGGTTCTGGATCCTGAAACCGCAATATTAATCAAGTTAGAACGGCTCACTGAGCAGTGA
- the modC gene encoding molybdenum ABC transporter ATP-binding protein, translating into MSSIHAAFAITYPDFSLAVDLTLPASGITVLFGPSGSGKTTCLRAIAGLENPAHGKLQVGDEIWQCSEQGVFLPTHRRDIGYVFQEAGLFPHLSVQQNLEYGYRRIPASKRRISVDSICRFIGVSHLLDRSVHQLSGGEKQRIAIARALLTCPKLLLMDEPLSALDVKLKSEILPYLEKIHQELSIPVIYVTHSVRELARLADHVVLFQNGQVVVSDQAEVVMSDPGHQDIFGEELGSIFDTRVVDHHSDRVTQLESDNVTIWAPGHIGEKGQLYRCRVLASDVSIALYEPEQTTMLNRLPAVIVDIDHRKAQQGQVVVVLALSSHHRLLAQITLRSASELGLSAGMSVWAQIKSVALS; encoded by the coding sequence TTGAGTTCTATTCATGCGGCATTCGCCATTACTTATCCTGACTTCTCTTTAGCGGTGGATTTAACGTTACCCGCTTCCGGTATTACGGTGTTATTTGGGCCCTCCGGCTCTGGAAAAACGACATGCCTGCGAGCGATTGCCGGGTTGGAAAATCCAGCGCACGGGAAACTACAAGTCGGTGACGAGATCTGGCAGTGTTCTGAACAAGGGGTTTTTCTGCCGACACATCGGCGTGATATTGGCTATGTTTTTCAGGAGGCCGGATTATTTCCGCATCTATCCGTTCAGCAGAATCTGGAATACGGTTATCGACGGATCCCAGCCAGTAAACGGCGGATCTCTGTGGACAGTATTTGTCGTTTTATCGGTGTGAGTCATCTGTTGGATCGCTCGGTTCATCAACTCTCAGGGGGAGAGAAGCAGCGAATTGCGATTGCGCGCGCGTTGCTGACTTGTCCCAAATTATTATTGATGGATGAGCCGTTATCTGCACTGGATGTCAAACTGAAATCCGAGATCCTACCGTATTTGGAGAAGATTCATCAGGAGCTGTCCATTCCGGTGATTTATGTGACACATTCGGTTCGGGAGCTGGCTCGTTTAGCCGATCATGTCGTGTTGTTTCAAAACGGACAAGTCGTGGTCAGTGATCAAGCCGAGGTTGTGATGTCCGATCCTGGTCATCAGGATATATTTGGTGAGGAGTTGGGGAGTATTTTTGATACCCGCGTAGTTGACCATCATTCGGATCGGGTCACACAACTTGAAAGTGACAATGTCACGATTTGGGCACCCGGACATATCGGGGAGAAAGGTCAGTTGTACCGGTGCCGGGTGTTGGCTTCTGATGTCAGTATTGCGCTGTATGAGCCGGAACAAACCACAATGCTCAATCGCCTGCCGGCTGTGATTGTCGATATTGACCATCGCAAGGCGCAGCAAGGACAGGTGGTTGTGGTACTGGCATTGTCCAGTCACCATCGTTTGCTGGCACAAATTACGCTGAGATCAGCATCTGAATTGGGGTTATCGGCCGGCATGTCCGTGTGGGCACAAATCAAGTCTGTGGCATTGTCCTGA
- a CDS encoding GGDEF domain-containing protein — MIRSISRKLLLLLISTLLLFGLIIFSLWSLAQDQAQTRNNLESIMQIQLSIDSLRSQLWGFLQYEDTDMLKQVSVAQRKLSEKLEQFAYSDRYTRNMIRMNEHLSVLVAQEIKSGLSAMTREGQMSGRDLLHARYNMLVQNMTENLLDLQRKTLNQSRKNQQITLLLTAANLLIFSAFVWVFALLIYRHFQYGFKALKHGFHELSQGKLSSQIETSHLDSEFVSLAELFHQMKSALRKTMVSRDDLQTEVHRQTEELKAQKERLLFLSEHDYLTGLLNRRAFEEHLERALIKANRSGVKVVVLFLDLDKFKQINDNHGHEIGDELIRSIGQRIHHHIRTSDFAGRIGGDEFVICLDLLENIDCIEARIQRLSEEISQPVSVNDVQVSVGVSIGMSCFPDDASNKQGLLSHADKSMYNVKYSKRIERLDISDVV; from the coding sequence ATGATCCGTTCAATTTCTCGAAAACTACTGTTGCTATTAATCTCGACCTTACTCCTGTTCGGGTTGATTATTTTTTCGCTCTGGAGTTTAGCCCAAGATCAAGCTCAGACCCGGAATAATTTAGAGTCCATAATGCAGATTCAGTTGAGTATTGATTCACTGCGTAGTCAGTTGTGGGGATTCTTACAGTATGAAGACACCGATATGTTGAAACAGGTTTCTGTGGCACAGAGAAAGCTATCGGAAAAATTAGAACAGTTTGCTTATTCAGACCGCTATACGAGAAATATGATCCGGATGAATGAACATTTATCGGTTTTGGTCGCTCAGGAGATAAAATCTGGCTTGTCTGCCATGACAAGGGAAGGACAAATGTCTGGCCGGGATTTACTTCATGCCCGATATAACATGCTGGTGCAGAATATGACGGAAAATCTGCTCGACTTGCAAAGGAAAACATTAAATCAAAGTCGGAAAAATCAACAGATCACGCTGTTGCTGACTGCCGCGAATTTATTGATTTTTTCTGCGTTTGTCTGGGTTTTCGCTTTGCTGATTTATCGACATTTCCAGTATGGTTTTAAAGCCCTGAAACATGGTTTTCATGAGCTATCGCAAGGCAAATTGAGCAGTCAGATAGAAACCAGTCATTTAGACTCAGAATTTGTTTCACTGGCGGAGTTATTCCACCAGATGAAAAGTGCACTGAGAAAGACCATGGTATCCCGGGATGATTTGCAAACGGAAGTCCATCGACAAACTGAGGAGCTAAAAGCGCAAAAAGAGCGTCTGCTTTTTCTGTCTGAACATGATTATCTGACCGGATTGTTGAATCGGCGCGCTTTTGAGGAGCATCTGGAGCGAGCTTTAATCAAAGCAAATCGCTCTGGTGTGAAAGTGGTGGTCTTGTTTTTAGACTTGGATAAATTTAAACAGATAAATGATAATCACGGACACGAAATCGGTGATGAATTAATCCGCAGCATTGGTCAACGGATTCATCATCATATCCGAACCTCTGATTTTGCCGGACGTATCGGTGGCGATGAATTCGTGATTTGTTTGGATTTGTTGGAAAATATCGATTGTATTGAAGCCCGAATTCAACGTTTGTCAGAAGAGATCTCTCAACCGGTTTCGGTGAACGATGTACAAGTTTCTGTTGGTGTCAGTATCGGGATGAGTTGTTTTCCGGATGATGCATCCAATAAACAAGGGCTACTCTCTCATGCTGACAAATCAATGTATAATGTCAAATATAGCAAACGTATCGAACGGCTAGATATATCAGACGTGGTTTGA
- the melR gene encoding transcriptional regulator MelR, translating into MDEPFIHTPDNDKIQASPEHHGPLLDGEAELSFELRQPFYMEAYHWHQQIEVNILYQGTLTYTFNHTDVLIESGQMAMFWAVTPHRVKQTSDHALMGIINIPLNMLLSWPLPQEFVQQIMNGGAISARHTEIVSFAENQRWIAAYREGHEVRNQIVQEEIFLMLRRLCSYNYHVEMFNFMRETPLRHANYTGYKNVQFMLDYIANNHNRDIKVEDIASHVKLHPKYAMSLFKNMLSVSIKQYLIIMRINHAKVLLGNTRHPIKNIATHSGFKHPSSFFAAFRNHTGMTPQAFREQSQQQTVL; encoded by the coding sequence ATGGATGAACCATTCATCCACACACCGGACAATGATAAAATTCAAGCCTCCCCTGAGCATCACGGCCCATTGCTTGATGGTGAAGCGGAGCTAAGCTTTGAGCTCCGTCAGCCCTTCTACATGGAGGCGTATCACTGGCACCAGCAAATTGAAGTCAATATTCTTTATCAGGGGACATTGACGTATACGTTCAATCATACCGACGTATTGATAGAAAGTGGTCAAATGGCCATGTTTTGGGCCGTCACTCCCCACCGGGTCAAACAGACCAGTGATCATGCACTCATGGGAATTATCAACATTCCTCTCAACATGTTGCTAAGTTGGCCACTCCCTCAGGAATTTGTTCAACAGATCATGAATGGCGGTGCGATCTCAGCTCGTCATACAGAGATCGTCAGCTTTGCAGAGAATCAACGCTGGATCGCGGCGTATCGGGAAGGCCATGAGGTTCGTAATCAAATTGTTCAAGAAGAGATCTTCTTAATGCTTCGCCGGCTTTGTTCCTATAACTATCATGTTGAAATGTTCAACTTTATGCGTGAAACCCCATTACGCCATGCTAATTATACCGGCTATAAAAATGTTCAGTTCATGCTTGATTACATTGCTAATAACCACAACAGGGATATTAAGGTTGAAGATATCGCGTCTCATGTAAAACTCCACCCTAAATATGCCATGAGTCTATTTAAAAACATGCTCAGTGTTTCTATCAAACAATACTTAATTATTATGCGTATCAATCATGCCAAAGTGTTACTCGGCAATACCCGTCACCCCATTAAAAATATTGCGACCCATAGTGGTTTTAAACATCCGAGCTCGTTTTTTGCAGCATTCAGAAACCATACTGGCATGACCCCACAAGCATTTCGAGAGCAAAGTCAGCAGCAAACGGTACTGTAA
- the modB gene encoding molybdate ABC transporter permease subunit, with protein sequence MEIDSVVVLTTLKLAGVVTFSLLVLGIPVAWWLCISKCRYKGVVEAICSLPMVLPPTVLGFYLLLLFSPQGMIGQLLQQLHLGQLPFSFTGIAIACTIHSFPFVLQPLKNAFLAIGQLPIEVAATLRASPWDRFRSVILPLAWPGIFSAAIMGFCHSLGEFGVVLMIGGNIPGKTRVMSVEIYNYVEALEFGKAHLLAGSLVAFSFIALLVMYWLNHRYHYSER encoded by the coding sequence ATGGAAATTGACAGCGTTGTTGTGCTGACAACCTTAAAACTAGCCGGGGTCGTCACTTTCAGTTTGTTGGTGCTTGGGATCCCGGTTGCGTGGTGGTTATGTATTTCTAAATGTCGCTATAAAGGAGTCGTTGAGGCGATTTGCTCTCTGCCGATGGTATTACCACCGACGGTACTGGGGTTCTATCTGTTACTGCTATTTTCGCCTCAAGGTATGATTGGTCAGTTATTGCAACAACTCCATCTTGGGCAGTTACCCTTTTCTTTTACTGGGATTGCGATTGCTTGTACCATTCATTCTTTTCCATTTGTCTTACAACCTTTGAAAAATGCATTTCTCGCGATTGGTCAATTACCGATTGAAGTCGCGGCAACGCTCAGAGCTTCTCCGTGGGATCGTTTCCGTTCTGTGATTCTACCGCTGGCCTGGCCGGGGATTTTTTCGGCAGCCATTATGGGGTTTTGTCATTCACTGGGCGAGTTCGGGGTTGTCTTGATGATTGGTGGTAACATTCCGGGCAAAACTCGGGTGATGTCGGTTGAGATATACAACTACGTTGAAGCGCTTGAATTTGGTAAAGCGCATTTACTTGCCGGTAGTCTGGTTGCCTTCTCTTTTATTGCCTTGTTGGTGATGTATTGGTTGAACCATCGCTATCATTATTCGGAGAGGTAA
- a CDS encoding methyl-accepting chemotaxis protein, which produces MMQWIKNQSITVKMVFLVGTMLILTIILSSFSLFKMNRVAEEVKGIAHEHIPLIQLINDATVKQLQSALIVEKALRAAEFTVDVDVEELKGLQQNFGLVSQTFDQEVLQAQSNLKEMLQDHQDGMLEKEQRLLQHLNAVIVHRQRYEDSATEILQAVADHQTSQTLSEKAQQLEAQQTAQNHELGALLAEVEKLTTSSLMQTELEEQQAIWGMVLLVAIALSVGLLIGLFISRQLVHSLSYACTVAEQMAQGNFDLDVQVDRHDEVGRLLGAMQMMSNALGNIVSSVMKSSDSIATSVVELSTVASSNRQSVDEQQQNTEQVASAMTEMAATITQVAANAEDASSSSQRAEAYVKDGCRMIEETSHLAENLVASAEKSQALITNLQAGTTKIQDFVSVVNAIAEQTNLLALNASIEAARAGEQGRGFAVVADEVRVLAARSQEATQEIDALIESLVSNTDSAVGAIQVSGEQIGQSSVLIQDIRQQMGLIDQALIELNEANVQIATASEQQSVAAEQISRSMVHIRDSGKSVLMSTDETKQSSEDLSVQASDLRHLMSQFQVKPG; this is translated from the coding sequence ATGATGCAATGGATAAAGAATCAGTCTATTACTGTCAAGATGGTCTTTCTTGTTGGGACGATGCTCATACTGACCATTATTCTTTCTTCTTTCAGCCTGTTTAAGATGAATCGAGTTGCTGAAGAGGTTAAAGGAATTGCTCATGAGCACATACCTTTGATTCAACTTATCAATGATGCCACTGTGAAACAGCTACAAAGTGCGTTGATTGTTGAAAAAGCACTGCGAGCTGCGGAATTTACAGTAGATGTTGATGTGGAAGAGTTAAAAGGGCTACAACAGAACTTTGGCCTTGTTTCGCAGACCTTTGATCAGGAAGTTCTGCAAGCACAGTCCAACCTGAAAGAGATGTTGCAAGATCATCAGGATGGAATGCTTGAGAAAGAGCAACGATTATTGCAGCATTTAAATGCTGTGATTGTCCATCGCCAGCGCTATGAAGACTCTGCCACCGAGATCCTTCAGGCCGTTGCCGATCATCAAACCAGTCAAACATTATCTGAAAAAGCCCAGCAACTGGAAGCGCAACAAACCGCTCAGAACCATGAGCTTGGGGCACTTTTAGCCGAAGTTGAAAAACTCACCACATCATCGCTGATGCAAACGGAGCTCGAAGAGCAACAGGCTATATGGGGGATGGTTTTATTGGTGGCTATCGCGCTATCGGTCGGTTTGCTGATTGGTTTATTTATCAGTCGTCAGTTAGTTCATTCTTTGTCTTATGCCTGTACGGTTGCTGAGCAGATGGCTCAAGGCAACTTTGATCTTGATGTTCAGGTGGATCGTCATGATGAAGTCGGGCGTTTATTAGGCGCGATGCAGATGATGTCGAACGCATTGGGCAATATTGTGTCGTCAGTGATGAAGAGTAGTGATTCAATTGCGACCTCGGTGGTTGAGTTATCGACTGTTGCCAGTAGTAACCGACAATCGGTTGATGAACAACAGCAGAATACTGAGCAGGTGGCAAGTGCCATGACTGAAATGGCCGCGACAATTACGCAGGTTGCCGCCAATGCTGAAGACGCTTCCTCATCCAGTCAACGAGCGGAAGCCTATGTGAAAGATGGGTGTCGGATGATTGAAGAAACCAGTCATCTTGCGGAGAATTTGGTGGCAAGTGCTGAAAAATCACAGGCTCTGATCACCAATTTACAGGCAGGCACGACGAAAATTCAGGATTTTGTGTCTGTCGTGAATGCTATTGCAGAACAGACCAATTTACTGGCGTTGAATGCGTCGATTGAAGCCGCAAGAGCGGGTGAACAGGGGCGGGGTTTTGCTGTGGTTGCCGATGAGGTCCGAGTGTTGGCAGCACGTAGTCAGGAAGCGACCCAAGAAATTGACGCACTAATTGAATCATTGGTGAGCAATACCGACTCGGCCGTTGGTGCGATTCAGGTCAGCGGTGAGCAAATTGGTCAGTCTTCAGTGTTGATTCAGGATATCAGGCAACAAATGGGGCTTATTGATCAAGCTCTCATCGAATTGAACGAGGCGAATGTTCAGATTGCGACGGCCAGTGAACAACAGTCGGTTGCGGCAGAGCAGATCAGTCGCAGTATGGTTCATATCAGAGACTCCGGGAAATCCGTACTGATGAGTACGGATGAAACCAAACAATCCAGTGAAGACCTATCGGTACAAGCATCTGATTTACGTCATTTAATGTCTCAGTTTCAGGTTAAGCCAGGCTAA
- a CDS encoding acyl-CoA dehydrogenase family protein, translating into MNFELTPQQTELYDTALRFASDVLEPGAAERMATHTFDRQVWEEAAQFGYASLPISEADGGSGLSTLETMLMVEALGKGCHDLGLAFSLSAHLFACVVPFSSFASETLKQTYLPRLIDGSCIMANAATEPEAGSDIYGMKSTAERVSDGYCLNGKKCFISNAPVADYFLVYAKTNPVMGFLGVSAFLVPKDTEGLTVGNHHAKDGLGTCLWSEVYLQNVFVPESHRVGAEGAGGAMFYDSMIWEKGCLFAYYVGAMERMLERVIHHAQERKQFGRAIAQNQSVSNRIVDMKINLDTSRLLLYRAGWLYDQGKDSELEIAMSKLVISESAVQCGLDAIQTFGGSAIEKEMGIMQLLLDAVPSRIFSGSNDIQRGIIARKLGL; encoded by the coding sequence ATGAACTTTGAGTTAACACCACAACAAACAGAGCTTTATGATACCGCACTCCGTTTTGCATCGGATGTCTTAGAACCAGGTGCAGCTGAACGGATGGCGACACACACTTTTGATCGTCAGGTATGGGAGGAAGCCGCACAGTTCGGTTATGCCAGTCTTCCGATTTCTGAAGCGGATGGCGGTAGTGGTTTATCAACACTGGAAACCATGCTTATGGTCGAAGCTTTGGGCAAAGGTTGTCATGATTTAGGGCTGGCGTTTTCGCTTTCTGCTCACTTGTTCGCCTGTGTTGTTCCTTTCAGTAGTTTTGCCAGTGAAACCCTCAAACAAACTTATCTGCCGAGATTGATTGACGGCTCCTGTATTATGGCAAACGCCGCGACCGAACCAGAAGCCGGTTCTGATATTTACGGGATGAAATCTACCGCAGAACGTGTTTCGGACGGTTATTGCTTAAATGGCAAAAAATGTTTCATCTCTAATGCCCCTGTCGCTGATTACTTCCTCGTATACGCAAAAACAAACCCGGTAATGGGGTTCCTAGGTGTGAGTGCCTTTTTGGTGCCAAAAGATACTGAAGGGCTAACCGTCGGGAATCACCATGCCAAAGATGGCTTAGGGACTTGCCTGTGGTCAGAAGTTTATTTACAGAATGTTTTTGTCCCTGAATCTCATCGTGTTGGTGCGGAAGGTGCCGGCGGGGCGATGTTTTATGATTCGATGATTTGGGAAAAAGGATGCCTGTTCGCGTATTACGTGGGAGCGATGGAGCGAATGCTTGAAAGAGTTATTCATCATGCGCAGGAACGAAAGCAGTTTGGTCGGGCGATCGCTCAGAATCAATCAGTATCTAACCGGATCGTTGATATGAAAATCAATCTGGATACATCGCGTTTGCTGCTGTACCGCGCGGGTTGGCTTTACGACCAAGGGAAAGATAGTGAGTTGGAAATTGCGATGAGTAAGTTGGTTATCTCTGAATCGGCTGTGCAGTGTGGTTTGGATGCCATTCAGACGTTCGGGGGTTCCGCAATCGAAAAAGAAATGGGAATCATGCAGTTATTACTGGATGCGGTTCCCTCAAGAATTTTCTCCGGATCGAATGATATTCAAAGAGGCATCATCGCAAGAAAATTGGGACTCTGA